The following coding sequences are from one Candidatus Zixiibacteriota bacterium window:
- a CDS encoding ABC transporter permease → MVPLQVFRQFMNDVRRQKLRSALTMFGIFWGTCAIVLLFAFGQGIGEAQIKSQRGLGEDIAIFWPGITSKEYRGLPRGRRIRPTEDDVLLIKQKAQAVQRISPEYSRWNAPMKYGRNETVRNIVGVWPEFGEMRNLIADVGSRFLNGSDMAERRRVVFLGNRLKTDLFGDQDAVGRVVLINNVPFTVVGVMKSKKQDSSYNGRDDSKAFIPASTFRAMFSIRYLNDFVVQSYPDRTMKEAREEIYGILGARYRFDPSDTEALMVWDTTEGMAFLKTFFLAFQAFLVGIGAATLITGGIGVSNIMNVVLEERTKEIGIKMALGARKSLIVSQFVMETLLITGFGGLCGFLFAAAIIAAVPMFQVADYIGTPRIDWFGSLVATLLLGLVGFIAGIFPARRAANLQPVQALKLF, encoded by the coding sequence ATGGTCCCGCTGCAGGTATTCCGCCAGTTCATGAACGACGTGCGCCGCCAGAAGCTGCGGAGCGCCCTGACCATGTTCGGCATCTTCTGGGGGACCTGCGCGATCGTCCTGCTGTTCGCTTTCGGCCAGGGCATCGGCGAGGCGCAGATCAAGTCGCAGCGCGGGCTCGGCGAAGACATCGCCATCTTCTGGCCGGGAATCACCTCGAAGGAGTACCGAGGGCTGCCGCGCGGGCGCCGTATCCGCCCGACCGAGGACGACGTGCTCCTGATCAAGCAGAAAGCGCAGGCGGTCCAGCGCATTTCGCCGGAGTACTCGCGCTGGAACGCGCCGATGAAGTACGGCCGCAACGAGACCGTCCGCAACATCGTGGGCGTCTGGCCGGAATTCGGCGAGATGCGCAACCTGATCGCCGACGTCGGCTCGCGGTTCCTCAACGGGTCCGACATGGCCGAGCGGCGGCGCGTGGTGTTCCTCGGCAACCGGCTCAAGACCGACCTGTTCGGCGACCAGGACGCGGTCGGCCGCGTGGTCCTCATCAACAACGTGCCGTTCACGGTCGTCGGCGTGATGAAGTCGAAGAAGCAGGACAGCTCGTACAACGGGCGCGACGACAGCAAGGCTTTTATCCCGGCCTCGACCTTTCGCGCGATGTTCTCGATCCGCTACCTGAACGATTTCGTCGTCCAGTCGTACCCCGACCGGACGATGAAAGAGGCCCGGGAGGAGATTTACGGAATCCTGGGGGCGCGCTACCGGTTCGATCCCAGCGACACCGAGGCGCTCATGGTGTGGGACACGACCGAGGGGATGGCGTTTCTCAAGACGTTTTTCCTCGCCTTCCAGGCGTTTCTGGTCGGGATCGGCGCGGCCACGCTCATCACCGGCGGGATCGGCGTCTCAAACATCATGAACGTCGTGCTCGAAGAGCGGACGAAGGAGATTGGGATCAAGATGGCGCTGGGGGCGCGCAAGAGCCTGATTGTGTCGCAGTTCGTGATGGAGACGCTGCTCATCACCGGGTTCGGCGGCCTGTGCGGGTTCCTCTTCGCCGCCGCCATCATCGCCGCCGTGCCCATGTTCCAGGTTGCAGACTATATCGGCACGCCGCGCATCGACTGGTTCGGAAGCCTCGTGGCCACGCTGCTCCTCGGTCTGGTCGGTTTCATCGCCGGCATCTTCCCGGCGCGCCGCGCCGCCAACCTCCAACCCGTGCAGGCCCTGAAGCTGTTCTGA